From the genome of Streptomyces sp. NBC_00523:
GCCAGAGGGTGAACTCCGTGTCCAGCTCGATCGGCCGCCGCACCGGCTCGTCCGGATGGACCCAGTAACCGACCCATCCCTTACCGCCCTTGGCGACGAGCTTCACGTATTCCGTCATCCGCGCGACCCCCGCGTTGACGGCCTGCATCTCCGGGTCGGCCAGCTCCTGCTCGCTCAGGTAGCCGGTGTCCAGGAACGGGTGGAGCTCGCCCTCCTCGAAGAACTCAAGGCCCAGCAGGTGGGCGAAGTCGTCCCGCCCCTCCCAGTGGGCGGTGAGCAGCACGCGCAGGTCGTCCGGCACCGGCAGCCCGTCCAGCCGCTCACGGGAGAACGCGGCGAGCCGCTCGTCGTAGGTGGTGTTCACGGGTCCCTCTCGGGGGTCGAAGGGGTCGAAGGAGCAACGGGGTCCTACAGGTACGCCGCGTACGCGTCCAGCGTCCGCAGGACCTCCGGCTCCGCGGCCGGGGGCAGCTGGAGGACGATCTCCTCGATGCCCAGGTCCGCGAAGCGGGCCAGCTTGCCGGGGGACGGGAGGACCGCGTACGGGACGATGTGGAGGTCCTTCGGGTCGCGCCCGGCGGCCTCCCACGCGGTGCGGAGGTGGGGGACGGACTCCGTGAGGCCGCCGCCCCCGATGGGGAGCCAGCCGTCGGCCGACTCCGCGATGTGGGCGAACAGCTTGGGGCCCGCCGCGCCGCCGATCAGAACGCGCGGGCCTTGCGGGCGGTACGGCTTCGGGTGGGCCTCGCTGGCGCGCACGGAGCCGAACTCCCCCTCGTACGCCGTGGGTTCCGCAGCCCACAGCGCCCGCATCAGCGCCAGCCGTTCGCGGCCCAGGCGGCGGCGGGTGGACCACTCGACGCCGTGGTCGGCGGCCTCCTCGACGTTCCAGCCGTAGCCGATGCCGAGGGTGAAGCGGCCGGCGGAGAGGTGGTCCAGGGTGGCGATCTGCTTGGCCAGGTCGATCGGGTCGTGCTGGGCGATCAGGGTGATGCCCGTGCCCAGGGCCAGCCGCTCGGTCACCGCCGCGGCCTGGGCGAGCGCGACGAAGGGATCCAGGGTGCGTCCGTACTCGCGGGGGAGCTCGCCGCCCGCCGGGTAGGGGGTGTCCCTGCTCACCGGGATGTGGGTGTGCTCGGGCAGGTACAGCCCGGCGAACCCGCGCTGTTCGAGCTGGTGCGCCAGCCGCACCGGGGTGATCGTCTCGTCGGTGAGGAAGATCGTGGTGGCGATCCGCATACGAAGGCACCTCCGTCGTTGTCCCGTGACGCTCCCAACGTATGCGGTCGGGGGCGCGAAGGGACGCCTCCGGCCTCCCCAAACGTCACCAACTTAGGTTAGGCTCGCCTAAATTATCTCACGAGGGCAGGGAGCAGGACCATGGGGCACGGCTGGGAGGGCGTCGTCCTCAAGCTCATGCGGGGACGCGACTTCACCTTCACCGTCACCGCGACCGAGGAGCCCGCCGACGGCTTCCGGCGCATCGCGGTCACCGACGGCGGGCTGCTCGCGGCGACCGACGGGGCGCACCCCACGATGTGGGTCAGGCTCTGGTTCGACCGGTCCGGCAAACCGCATCAGCGCGCGTACACCCTGGTCGACCCCGACCCGGAAGCCGGTACGTTCACGCTGGAGTTCGCGCTGCACGAGGGTCCGGCAACGGACTGGGCGCTCGCCGCCCGGCCCGGCGACACGATCGACGCCACCCTCCAGGGCACCGGCTTCTCGCTTCCCGAACCGGCCCCCACCCGGCTCGTCGTGATCGGCGACCCCGCGTCCCTGCCCGCGGTCAACTCCCTGCTGGACGCGCTGCCGGGCACCCCCGCGACCCTCTGGTACGAGGAGGCGCCCGGCACGGCCGACACCCCGCCGCTGCGCCTCGACCCCGACCGCCACACGCTCCACCGGGTGCCCCGCCACGACCGGGGCGCGGCGCTCATCGACACGGTGAAGTCCGGGCTGCCGGGGGTGCTCGGCGAGGACGCCTCGGGCGCGTACGTCTGGATCGCCTGCGACACGGCGACGACCAGGGCCCTGTCGGCGTACGTACGCAGGGACCTGGCCGTTCCCAAGGAGCGGGTGCACGCCCTGGGTTACTGGCGCGCGGGCTGAGCGTCAGCCCCGAGTGGCCGCGTGCATGACGTACGGGGCGCGCATCGTCGCCGGTCCCAGCGTCACCGTGGCACCGGCCGAGGCGATCTGCGCGGTGGTGGAGGTGCCGGGGTAGAACCAGCGCCAGCTGCCCGAACCGCTCGCGGTCACGGTCGCGGAGAGACGGCCCGAGCTGTTCGTCCTGACCGTCTTCACGGTCTTGTACGCGCTCGCGCCCGCCTTCCGGAACTGAAGCCGGACGCTCTGACCGGCGTACCCCCGGTACTTCAGCGCCTCCCAGTCGGCCCGGCTCAGCGTGCCGGTGACCTTGACCTGCTTGCCGCCGGAGAGCGGGCTCGGGCCGGTCGCGGCGGTGGTCAGGGTCGCGGCGCGCTTGAGGTTGAACGGGGCGACGCAGTCGAAGATCCAGTAGTCGTCGTCATGCGCGTTCGCGATGCCGTACGCGCACCAGCCGCCGGCCGCGTCGTTCGCGTTCCTGTCGCTGTAGTCGGGGAAGTACTCCGGCACAAGTCGCATCATCGCCGTGCACTCCGACGTGGTGGCGCTCAGCTTCCTGCACGTCGTGCTGTCCGTCTCCACCGGCGCGTTCGCGGTGGAAGTCGCGTTGCCGACGTCGATCCGGCTCAGGCCCTCGACCCCCGAGTCGTCCTTGACCGTCACCTTGACCGGGAACGTCACCGTCTTGCTGACGCCCACGACCACGCTCTTGCCGTTGTTGGTCACCCCCTTGGTGACCCGGATGTCGCCCCGCCCCTCGGCGTTGGCCGCCGTCGTGCC
Proteins encoded in this window:
- a CDS encoding LLM class F420-dependent oxidoreductase, giving the protein MRIATTIFLTDETITPVRLAHQLEQRGFAGLYLPEHTHIPVSRDTPYPAGGELPREYGRTLDPFVALAQAAAVTERLALGTGITLIAQHDPIDLAKQIATLDHLSAGRFTLGIGYGWNVEEAADHGVEWSTRRRLGRERLALMRALWAAEPTAYEGEFGSVRASEAHPKPYRPQGPRVLIGGAAGPKLFAHIAESADGWLPIGGGGLTESVPHLRTAWEAAGRDPKDLHIVPYAVLPSPGKLARFADLGIEEIVLQLPPAAEPEVLRTLDAYAAYL
- a CDS encoding siderophore-interacting protein produces the protein MGHGWEGVVLKLMRGRDFTFTVTATEEPADGFRRIAVTDGGLLAATDGAHPTMWVRLWFDRSGKPHQRAYTLVDPDPEAGTFTLEFALHEGPATDWALAARPGDTIDATLQGTGFSLPEPAPTRLVVIGDPASLPAVNSLLDALPGTPATLWYEEAPGTADTPPLRLDPDRHTLHRVPRHDRGAALIDTVKSGLPGVLGEDASGAYVWIACDTATTRALSAYVRRDLAVPKERVHALGYWRAG